The Streptomyces griseiscabiei genomic sequence GCTCCTGATCGGGGCGACCGGCCGGGTCCGCCGTCGCCGGGGCCGGGCCGAACCGGTGGCCGGACCACCGGCCGGCTCCCGACCCGCGCCGCCCGACCACCCGACCGCACAGGAGCGCCTGACCACCGCTCGGTGAACCGAACCGCACCCCTGGGGGAGAACCCATGCTCATCTCGATCGTCGCACCCTGCTACAACGAGGAAGCCGTCGTCGCACGCTTCCACGAGGAGATCCAGAAGATCGCGGAGGAACTGCTTCCGCTCGGCCACGACATGGAGTTCGTGTACGTCGACGACGGCAGCCGGGACCGTACGCTCGCCGTGCTGAAGCAGCTGGCGGAGCTGGACGCGCGCGTCCGGTACGTCTCGTTCAGCCGCAACTTCGGCAAGGAGGCGGCGCTGCTCGCGGGTCTGCGGCACGCCGCCGGGGACTCCGTGATCGTCATGGACGCCGATCTGCAGCACCCGCCGGACCTGATCCGCCGCATGGTCGGTCTGCGCGAACAGGGCTACGACCAGGTCATCGCCCGCCGCAACCGCACCGGCGACGGTCTGCTGCGCACCGCCACGGCCCGTGTGTACTACCGGCTGGTCAACCGGCTCGTGGACGTCGAACTCGTCGACGGTGTGGGGGACTTCCGGCTGCTGTCACGCCGGGTGGTGGACGCGGTCCTGGACCTCACCGAGTACAACCGCTTCTCCAAGGGGCTCTTCGCCTGGGTCGGTTTCCCGGGCACGACCTTCGAGTACGAGAACGCGGTACGTGAGCACGGCCGCAGCTCCTGGGGCTTCCGGTCCCTGCTCAACTACGGGATCGACGGGCTCCTCTCCTTCAACAACCGGCCGCTGCGGGCCGCCCTCCACCTCGGCCTGTGCCTGCTGGTGTGCGCGGGGCTCTACACGGCGTGGATCGTGGGCGCCGCACTCGTCGACGGCGTGGAGACCCCGGGCTATGTCACCATCGTCATGGCCGTCACCGCCCTCGCCGGCGTACAGATGATCATGCTCGGGGTGATCGGGGAGTACACGGGCCGGATCTACTACGAGGTGAAGGGGCGCCCGCACTTCCTGGTGAAGGCGACCAATGTGGAGGAGGCAGCGCAGGTGGAGCGGACGGAGGGGCACGCGGCGTGCGGCACGACGAAGGACCTCATTCGCTGATGGGGACGGCGACACGTACGCAGACGCTCCCCGAGGCCCGCCCGATGCCGGAACGCCGCATATCGGGGCAGATCATCACCTTCGCCCTGGTCGGTGTGGTCAACACCCTGATCTACTACGGCCTTTACCTGCTCTTCCTCAATTGGCTTCCCTATCTCGGCGCGCATGTACTCGCATTCTCGCTGAGCATGACGGGTTCCTTTTTCCTGAACGCGCGATTCACCTATCGCATCCGCCCGACCTGGCGGAAATTCCTTCTGTTCCCGCTGACCAATGCCACGAATTTCCTGCTCACCACGGCGGGTGTGTATGTGATCGTGGACGTCCTGCACGCGGGCAACCGGTTCGCCCCGCTGCTCGCGTCGGGGGCGGCCATTCCGGTGACGTTCGTGGTGTCCCGCACGATCATGCTGCGGGACTCCCCCAGCCCGTGAGGGATGTCAGGACAGCGCGCCCAGCGGGTCGTCGAGCACCGGCTGCCACGCCAACTCGGCCGCCCCGACCAGGCTGTTGTGGTCCAGGGTGCAGGCCAGGATCGGAGGGACCCCGCTCTGTCGTCCCCACAGGCCGCGGTCGGCGACGACGGCGCTCAGCCGGTCGGGGTCGGCGTCGAGCAGGGCGCGGTGCATGCCGCCCAGGATGATGCGGTCGGGGTTGAGGATGTTGACCAGGCCCGCGAGCCCGAGGCCGAGCCGGTCGATGATGGTCTCGGCGGCCGTGCGGACGGCCGGGTCGTCGTACCGGGTGCCGATCAGGTCGTTGGCCTGCTTGAGCAGGGAGCCCTCGGGGCCCGGATCGCGGCCCACGGCGGCCAGGAAGGCGCGCGGGTCGGCCTCGACGTCCAGGCAGCCGCGGCTGCCGCAGTGGCAGGGGCGGCCCTCGGGGTTGACGGTGAGATGGCCGACTTCGAGGGCGAGGCCCGAACTGCCCATGTGCAGCCGGCCGTCGAGGACCAGCGCACCGCCGACACCCCGGTGCCCGGTGGCCACGCACAGCAGATCGCGGGAGCCGCGCCCGGCGCCGTGCCGGTGCTCGGCCAGGGCGGCGAGGTTGACGTCGTTGGCGGCGAACGCGGGCTCCTCGATACCGGCCGCGCGCACCCGCTCGGCGAAGATCTCCCGCACGGGCGCCCCGGCCGGCCAGGCCAGATGCAGCGGATTCAGCGCGAGGCCCGCCGGTTCGGCGACCGCGGACGGTACGGCGAGCCCGGCGCCCACACAGCGCCGGCCGGTCTCCCGCAGCAGTACGGCGCCCGCGTCGACGACCGAGCCGAGCACCTTCGCCGGGTCGGCGGTCACGATCTCGCGGGCGGGCGTGGTGGCGACGATCCGCCCGCCGAGGCCGACCAGCGCGGCCCGCCAGCCGTCGGCGTGCACCTGGGCGGCGAGGGCGACGGGCCCTTCCTCCGCGACCTCCAGACGGTGCGAGGGGCGGCCCTGGGACCCGGCGGCGGCGCCCGGGTGCGCGTCGACCCGGATCAGCCCCAGCGCCTCCAACTCGGCGGCGACGGCGCCGGCCGTGGCCCGGGTGACGCCCAGTTCGGCGGTGAGCACGGCCCTGGTCGGGGCCCGGCCGGTGTGCACCAGTTCCAGCGCCGGACCGAGCGCGCTCCTCCCCCGGTCCAGTCGAGCGCGTGTCGCCGTCGGTGTCCCTTCGCCCGCCGCCTTGGGGGCCGCCTTCCCGTCCATGAGGGGGAGTCTCCCATGATCCGCAGCGCGTCGGCCCCCGCCCGTCAGGTGTTCAGCCGTCGTCGAGGTCGTCGTGGAGGTCCGGCGTGAAGGCCGTCGCCGTAGCCGCCACGTGGATGGACGGCTCCGGGGGCGCCGGGCGGTGCTCGGCGGCCGGGCGCCGGGCGGTGCTCGGTTAGCCTGGGCACACGATGAGCGACCGTATGACCGCGCCCTGGGGCGAGTACGCCCTGGCCCGCTTTCCCGAGAACCCCCGTGACCCGCTGCGTGCCTGGGACGCGTCCGACGCGTATCTGCTGCGCCATCTCGCGGAGAGCGGGACGCCGCTGGACGGGCCGGGCGCAGACGGCACGGACAGGGACCGGACGGCCGCGGACGGGGCCCCGACCGGGGCGGTCGTGATCGTCGGGGACCGCTGGGGCGCGCTGACCACCGCGCTCGCCGAGTACGGGCCGACACGGACCACGGCGCTGATCACCGACTCGTTCCTGAGCCGGGAGGCGACCCGGGCCAACCTGGAGCGCAACGGCGTGGCGGCGGACTCGGTACGGCTGCTCACCACCCGGGACACTCCCCCGGAGCGGATCGACGTCCTCGTCGTGCGCGTCCCCAAGAGCCTCGCGCTGCTGGAGGACCAGCTGCACCGGCTCGCGCCCGCCGTGCACGAGGGCACGGTCGTGGTCGGCACCGGGATGGTCAAGGAGATCCACACCTCCACGCTGCGGCTCTTCGAGCGGATCCTCGGCCCGACGCGCACGTCGCCGGCGCAACAGAAGGCGCGGCTGATCTTCTGCACCCCGGACACGGCGGTCCTCAAGGGCCGGGGGAACGACCCGTGGCCGTTGACCTATCAACTCCCGGGCAACACCGGCCTGTTGGCGGGGCGGACCGTCGTCAACCACGCGGGGGTCTTCTGCGCCGACCGGCTCGACATCGGCACCCGGTTCTTCCTGCGGCACCTGCCGAAGGACACGGGCGGCGGGCGGGTCGTCGACCTGGGGTGCGGCAACGGTGTGGTCGGCACGGCGGTCGCGCTGGCCGACAGGGACGCCGAGGTGGTGTTCGTCGACGAGTCGTACCAGGCGGTGGCCTCGGCGGAGGAGACGTACCGGGCGAACCGGCCGGACGCCGGCGAGCGGGCCGAGTTCCGTGTCGGTGACGGGCTGGAGGGGTTCGCGGCGGGGAGCGTCGATCTCGTCCTGAACAACCCGCCGTTCCACTCCCACCAGGCGACGACCGACGCCACGGCCCGGCGGATGTTCGGCGGGGCGCGGCGGGCGCTGCGGCCGGGCGGTGAGCTGTGGGTGGTGGGCAACCGCCATCTGGGCTATCACGTGACGCTGCGGCGGATCTTCGGCAACAGCGAACTCGTGGCGAGCGACGCCAAGTTCGTGGTGCTGCGGGCGGTCAGGCGGAGTTAGCGGCTCCGGCCGGGAGGCCGGTTCCGCGCAGGGCGCGCGGGGAGGCGCCCAACTCCCTGCGGCAGGCCTTGTTGAAGGCCTGGAGGTCGGGGATGCCGACGGAGGCGGCCACGGCGGGGATGGAGAGGGTCGTGGCGCGGAGCAGATGGTGGGCGCGTTCGAGCCTGCGGCGGCGGATGTAGGCGACGACCGTGCCACCGGTCTCGGTGTGGAACAGCCGGGTCAGATGGTTGTGGGAGACACCGGCCACGCGGGCGATCTCCGGGATGGTGAGCGGCGCCGCGAGATGGGCCTCGATATGGGCGATGGCGGTGGTGACCGCCGGGTGCGGGCCGGGGTCCGCCGCGGCGGGCGGGGTGAGGTGGGCGACACGCCACAGGGTGGTCCACAGCTCGGCCCGGGTGCGGTCGGGCTCGCTGGGCGCGGCGGCCACCGCCTGGAGCAACAGGCCGGTGAGCACGGGGAGTTCGGGACCGGCGTCCTGGACCACCGGGACCGTGCGGGGCGGTCCGGCCGGGGTGATGCGCAGATGGGCGAAGAGGTGTTCGGAGCGGCCCCGGTAGCGGTAGCGGACGGTGGTGCCGGGCGGTACGAGGCTGACCCGGCCGGGGCGCAGGGCGTGGGCCGTGCCGTCGACGGTCAGTTCGGCCTCGTACTGGTAGAGGTGCAGCTGCCACAGTTCCGGCAGCCGGAACACGTCCGTGCGGCTCGCCACGCCGTGGACGCCGACACCGATGAGGGCGACGTCCGGCGGCTCACCGAGGTGGATCTCCGTCTCCCGCATGCCGAAAAAATACCAGTGACGGGCATCACACTCCGGTCCTGAGCGGCGCACTTCGCCAGACGGTCACATTCCCACGCGGGACGGACACGTACGGACGCCGCGACGGCCCGTCCGGGCCGGCCGGGCCGTCCACCCGGGCGGAAGGGCCGCTCATGCCCACGGAGGGGCCGCTCACCCCGGCGGTAGCCCGCTCACCCCGGCGAAAGGGCACCTCACCCCGACGGAAGGTCCGCTTCCGTCCGCAGGACGCCGATGAGGCGGGCCACCGTCTCCGCCATCGCCGCCCGGCCCGCCGTGAGGTACGTGCGCGGGTCCACGGCCTCGGGGTGTGCGGTGAGGTACTCCCGGACCGCTCCGGTCAGGGCGATGTTGAGCGCGGTGCCGATGTTGACCTTGGCGATGCCGCCCGTGACGGCGGCCCGCAGTTCACCGTCCGGGACGCCGGAGGAGCCGTGCAGGACGAGGGGGACGTCCAGGGCGGCGGCCAGCCGCCGCAGAAGGGTGTGGTCGAGGGTGGCGGTGCGGGTGGTCATGGCGTGCGAGCTGCCGACGGCGACGGCGAGCGCGTCCACGCCCGAGTCCGCCACGAAGGCCCGTGCCTCGTCGGGGTCGGTACGGGCGCCGGGCGCGTGCGCGTCCAGCGGGGCCGCGCCGTTCTTGCCGCCCACCTGTCCCAACTCGGCCTCGATCCACAGCCCTTGGCCGTGCGCCCGGGCCACGGCGGCATGGGTCGCGGCGAGGTTGTCCAGGTAGGGCAGCCGGGAGGCGTCGTACATCACGGAGCTGAACCCGGCGTCGGCGGCCCGGCTCAGCAGGCCGTCGCTCCGGATGTGGTCGAGGTGGAGTGCGACGGGCACGGCCGCCCGCTCGGCGGCGGCCGTCGCGGCGCGGGCCAGCGGGAGCACATCCCCGTCATGGAACCTGACCGCGTTCTCGCTGACCTGGAGGACGACCGGCGCGGCCACGGACTCGGCGCCCGCGACCACCGCCTCGATGTGCTCCAGGGTGATGACGTTGAACGCGGCCACCGCCGAGTGTGCGGCGGCGGCCCCGGTGATCAGTTCACCGGTCGTCGTGAGGGGCACGGCTCCTCCTGGTTCAGCGGTTGTCCGGGTCGAGGATCACCGAGCGGGTGAGGTGGCGGGGCCGGTCGGGGTCTAGGCCCCGGGCGGCGGCCACGGCGACCGCGAGCCGCTGGGCGCGGACCAGTTCGGCGAGCGGGTCGAGGCCGCCGGACACCCAGGCCGCGCCGGTCTCCCGCACCTGCTCGGCCAGGCCCTCGGGGGCCTCGCCCAGCATCCAGGTGGCCGTGGACCGGGTGGTGACGCTGATCGGGCCGTGCCGGTACTCCATCGCCGGGTACGCCTCGCTCCAGGCGAGCGCCGCCTCGCGCATCTTCAGCGCGGCCTCGTGGGCGAGGCCCACGGTCCAGCCCCGGCCGAGGAAGGTGAACTGGGTGCTGTCGACGAGCCCTTCGGGCAGCGGCGCCGCGAGCGCGGCGCGCGCGTCGGTGACGGCCGCCTCGGTGTGCAGGCCGAGGTGGGCGCGGAGGAGGGTGAGGGCGGTGGTGGCGAAGCGGGTCTGGACGACGGACTTCTCGTCGGCGAAGTCCAGCACGACGAGGTCGTCCGCCGCCGACGCCACGGGGGTGTGCGGGTCGGCGGTGACCGCGGTCGTGCGGGTGCGGCCCCGCAGCGCGTCCAGCAGGTGCAGCACCTCGGTGGTGGTGCCGGAGCGGGTGAGGGCGACGACCCGGTCGTAGGCCCGTCCGCCGGGGAACTCCGAGGCCGCGAAGGCGTCCGTCTCGCCCTGCCCGGACCGCTCGCGCAGCGCGGCGGCGGCCTGCGCCATGAAGTACGAGGTCCCGCAGCCGACGAGCGCGACCCGCTCGCCCGGCGCCGGCAGGACCCCGGCGTGTTCGACCGCCCCGGCGGCGGCGCGGGCCCAGCACTCGGGCTGGGTGTTCAGCTCGTCCTCGACGTGGGTCATACGGTCACCCTCCCCGGGAGATAACGCGCTCATGCTTGATCCTGCAAGATATGGTCTGCTTTCGAGCATCTTCAAGCAAGGGTTCGGACGGAAGGGGATCCCGTGTCGCGCGACGCCCGTTGGCAGACGCTGCTCGAGCTGCTCGTCGAGCGGGGGCGGCTGGACGTCGAGGAGGTGGCCGCCGAGCTGGGGGTGTCCGCCGCGACGATCCGGCGTGACTTCGACGGGCTCGCCGAGCAGCAGATGCTGGTGCGTACCCGGGGCGGGGCGGTCGTGCACGGTGTCTCCTACGAGCTGCCGCTGCGCTACAAGACGGCGCGGCGGGCCACGGAGAAGCAGCGCGTCGCGCGGGCCGTGGCGGATCTGGTCGCACCGGGCGAGGCCGTGGGGCTGACCGGGGGCACGACCACCACCGAGGTGGCGCGGGCCCTGGCCCTGCGGGGTGATCTGGCGTCCGGTGCGCCGGCGCTGACCGTGGTCACGAACGCGCTCAACATCGCGTGCGAGCTGGCCGTGCGGCCCCAGTTCAAGATCGTGGTGACGGGCGGGGTGGCCCGCGCCCAGTCGTACGAACTCGTCGGCCCGCTGGCCGGCGGTGTGCTCGACCGGATCACGCTGGATGTGGCCGTCCTCGGTGTGGTGGCCCTGGACGTCGTGCACGGTGCCGCCGCGCACGACGAGGCGGAGGCGGCCGTCAACCGGCTGCTGTGCGAGCGCGCCCGGCGGGTCGTGGTCGCGGCGGACTCCAGCAAGCTGGGGCAGCGGGCCTTCGCCTGGATCTGCGCGACGGAGTCGGTGGACACGCTGGTCACGGACTCGGCGGCGGCACCGGAGACGGTACGGCGGTTCGAGGAGGCCGGGGTGCGGGTGATCGCCGTCTGAGGCGCTCCGGGCCCGGGACACCACCGATGGCCCGGCTCCGGGTCAGTCCTGGAGCCACGGGGCCAGCAGGCCGCCCCGCTTCAGGGTGGTGAGGACCAGGGAGACATCGATCGACGCGACCTGGCGCAGCCAGGGCGAGCGGGTGACGAAGTCGTGCAGGGCGGTCTCGTCGGGGAACGCGGTGAGGACGAGGAGCTGGCGTTCACCGGTGACGAAGCTGGTGTAGCGGACATGGGCGGATCCGGCGAGGGCCGCCGTCACGGAGGCGACCTCGGCCGGGGGCGTACGGACCCGGAGGACGGCCTCGACCGGCAGGCCCAGCACCGCGGGTTCGATCACGGCGCGGATGCGGACCTTGCCCTCGCGCCGTAACGCGCCGAGACGGCGTCGCGCGGTGGCCTCCGACACACCCGAGACACGCGCCAGTTCGTCGTAGGTGCGGCGCCCGTCCTCGGCCAGGGCGTGCAGCAACAGCCGGTCGGCGCGGGAGAGTTCGGGGGACGCCTCACCGGCCGGCAGGGGGTCCGTGGCGGGTGGCGCGTCGGCGTCGGCGGGTGACGGGCCCTTCAGCGCGGCGATCTCGATCTCGGTGAGAAGGCCGGCGTGCCACTCCCGGATGGTGCGGACATGGCGGAGCACGGGGAGGGTGTGGGTCTCCACCACGCCCGGCAGACCGGCGAGTTCGTCGAGCACCAGACCCGCGAGCCGTTCGCGGGGCCAGCGCAGTTCCGCGAGGCAGTCCGGGGTGCCGGTGAGGACATGGGCGAAGACGCAGTCGGGGCGGCGGGCCAGCGCGGTGGCGGTGACCCGGGCCCGGCCGGGGGCGCAGCGGACGCCGACCACCACACTGCGGCCGCGCATCGCCATGGCCCCGATCCGGACGAGGCCGGCCTCCAGGAGCCGGGTGCCGCGGCGGACCACGGTGCGTTCGGGCTCGTCGAGGGCCGCCGCGATGCGGTGCCAGGCGGCCCGGCCGTCGATCTGCAGCGCGCTGATGATGCGCCGGTCCAGCGAATCCGTCACGGGGCCGGTCTGCGGTGCGTCCATCGGTCCCAGCCTATGGCGGATTCCGTCAACTCCGCAGGGGTTCTTGTTCCCTTCCGTCGCCGT encodes the following:
- a CDS encoding GtrA family protein, with amino-acid sequence MPERRISGQIITFALVGVVNTLIYYGLYLLFLNWLPYLGAHVLAFSLSMTGSFFLNARFTYRIRPTWRKFLLFPLTNATNFLLTTAGVYVIVDVLHAGNRFAPLLASGAAIPVTFVVSRTIMLRDSPSP
- a CDS encoding Lrp/AsnC family transcriptional regulator; protein product: MDAPQTGPVTDSLDRRIISALQIDGRAAWHRIAAALDEPERTVVRRGTRLLEAGLVRIGAMAMRGRSVVVGVRCAPGRARVTATALARRPDCVFAHVLTGTPDCLAELRWPRERLAGLVLDELAGLPGVVETHTLPVLRHVRTIREWHAGLLTEIEIAALKGPSPADADAPPATDPLPAGEASPELSRADRLLLHALAEDGRRTYDELARVSGVSEATARRRLGALRREGKVRIRAVIEPAVLGLPVEAVLRVRTPPAEVASVTAALAGSAHVRYTSFVTGERQLLVLTAFPDETALHDFVTRSPWLRQVASIDVSLVLTTLKRGGLLAPWLQD
- a CDS encoding ROK family protein, with protein sequence MDGKAAPKAAGEGTPTATRARLDRGRSALGPALELVHTGRAPTRAVLTAELGVTRATAGAVAAELEALGLIRVDAHPGAAAGSQGRPSHRLEVAEEGPVALAAQVHADGWRAALVGLGGRIVATTPAREIVTADPAKVLGSVVDAGAVLLRETGRRCVGAGLAVPSAVAEPAGLALNPLHLAWPAGAPVREIFAERVRAAGIEEPAFAANDVNLAALAEHRHGAGRGSRDLLCVATGHRGVGGALVLDGRLHMGSSGLALEVGHLTVNPEGRPCHCGSRGCLDVEADPRAFLAAVGRDPGPEGSLLKQANDLIGTRYDDPAVRTAAETIIDRLGLGLAGLVNILNPDRIILGGMHRALLDADPDRLSAVVADRGLWGRQSGVPPILACTLDHNSLVGAAELAWQPVLDDPLGALS
- a CDS encoding AraC family transcriptional regulator, coding for MRETEIHLGEPPDVALIGVGVHGVASRTDVFRLPELWQLHLYQYEAELTVDGTAHALRPGRVSLVPPGTTVRYRYRGRSEHLFAHLRITPAGPPRTVPVVQDAGPELPVLTGLLLQAVAAAPSEPDRTRAELWTTLWRVAHLTPPAAADPGPHPAVTTAIAHIEAHLAAPLTIPEIARVAGVSHNHLTRLFHTETGGTVVAYIRRRRLERAHHLLRATTLSIPAVAASVGIPDLQAFNKACRRELGASPRALRGTGLPAGAANSA
- a CDS encoding SIS domain-containing protein, producing MTHVEDELNTQPECWARAAAGAVEHAGVLPAPGERVALVGCGTSYFMAQAAAALRERSGQGETDAFAASEFPGGRAYDRVVALTRSGTTTEVLHLLDALRGRTRTTAVTADPHTPVASAADDLVVLDFADEKSVVQTRFATTALTLLRAHLGLHTEAAVTDARAALAAPLPEGLVDSTQFTFLGRGWTVGLAHEAALKMREAALAWSEAYPAMEYRHGPISVTTRSTATWMLGEAPEGLAEQVRETGAAWVSGGLDPLAELVRAQRLAVAVAAARGLDPDRPRHLTRSVILDPDNR
- a CDS encoding methyltransferase; translation: MSDRMTAPWGEYALARFPENPRDPLRAWDASDAYLLRHLAESGTPLDGPGADGTDRDRTAADGAPTGAVVIVGDRWGALTTALAEYGPTRTTALITDSFLSREATRANLERNGVAADSVRLLTTRDTPPERIDVLVVRVPKSLALLEDQLHRLAPAVHEGTVVVGTGMVKEIHTSTLRLFERILGPTRTSPAQQKARLIFCTPDTAVLKGRGNDPWPLTYQLPGNTGLLAGRTVVNHAGVFCADRLDIGTRFFLRHLPKDTGGGRVVDLGCGNGVVGTAVALADRDAEVVFVDESYQAVASAEETYRANRPDAGERAEFRVGDGLEGFAAGSVDLVLNNPPFHSHQATTDATARRMFGGARRALRPGGELWVVGNRHLGYHVTLRRIFGNSELVASDAKFVVLRAVRRS
- a CDS encoding class II fructose-bisphosphate aldolase, yielding MPLTTTGELITGAAAAHSAVAAFNVITLEHIEAVVAGAESVAAPVVLQVSENAVRFHDGDVLPLARAATAAAERAAVPVALHLDHIRSDGLLSRAADAGFSSVMYDASRLPYLDNLAATHAAVARAHGQGLWIEAELGQVGGKNGAAPLDAHAPGARTDPDEARAFVADSGVDALAVAVGSSHAMTTRTATLDHTLLRRLAAALDVPLVLHGSSGVPDGELRAAVTGGIAKVNIGTALNIALTGAVREYLTAHPEAVDPRTYLTAGRAAMAETVARLIGVLRTEADLPSG
- a CDS encoding glycosyltransferase family 2 protein, with the protein product MLISIVAPCYNEEAVVARFHEEIQKIAEELLPLGHDMEFVYVDDGSRDRTLAVLKQLAELDARVRYVSFSRNFGKEAALLAGLRHAAGDSVIVMDADLQHPPDLIRRMVGLREQGYDQVIARRNRTGDGLLRTATARVYYRLVNRLVDVELVDGVGDFRLLSRRVVDAVLDLTEYNRFSKGLFAWVGFPGTTFEYENAVREHGRSSWGFRSLLNYGIDGLLSFNNRPLRAALHLGLCLLVCAGLYTAWIVGAALVDGVETPGYVTIVMAVTALAGVQMIMLGVIGEYTGRIYYEVKGRPHFLVKATNVEEAAQVERTEGHAACGTTKDLIR
- a CDS encoding DeoR/GlpR family DNA-binding transcription regulator, encoding MSRDARWQTLLELLVERGRLDVEEVAAELGVSAATIRRDFDGLAEQQMLVRTRGGAVVHGVSYELPLRYKTARRATEKQRVARAVADLVAPGEAVGLTGGTTTTEVARALALRGDLASGAPALTVVTNALNIACELAVRPQFKIVVTGGVARAQSYELVGPLAGGVLDRITLDVAVLGVVALDVVHGAAAHDEAEAAVNRLLCERARRVVVAADSSKLGQRAFAWICATESVDTLVTDSAAAPETVRRFEEAGVRVIAV